From Fundidesulfovibrio terrae, a single genomic window includes:
- a CDS encoding HEAT repeat domain-containing protein translates to MGEHDELFGQLQSGDVEQEREAAFAAGEARIEEAVPLLAKLVQSQNLGVQEAADRALRRIGGPAVVRAVAPLLRSDDPPARNIAMDVMREVGDQDFPTLVALLHDDDPDMRIFASDIIGSTDNLMAVDPLCEALLKDPEVNVRYQAAVSLGALGKPEAAKCLNKALADDEWVQFAVIEALAKIRDESSVSALIGALGKSSDLVASMIVDALGEIGNVKAVTMLIKRLDDSPAALRNKICKSVVKILGGKSLTLLSDAERVKFRDYLLAALSDEDTEIQDAAVHGLAFVGGTTSSQAILELAGALDPDRDQDRLELAITTLTAMGLSEALKNALTSGEHALSMIAVEVLSRIGGPEVSSLLMAVFWKRDRDVQREIVQALLKVGGAEAVEFFQDVLARNADGTVLKGALAFLGQKMRVVGASDAIFALLSHPYDDVKEAALDACVALGTPEMASRFKEMARSDEPIDRLMAVFALGKIEPEKNLVELKAALEDEIPDIRKVAIEAVAGLCAPDGEGLKLLVSRLSDESREVRIAVVEQIGHCCSLSEGTTYLVQALDDPDDWVRIRALEALGMRTAREAAPRLVELLESPNKLVALKVVETLGEIGGNVAFRALLEVLNGSDPELTAAAEDAISKIQEEQGVGH, encoded by the coding sequence ATGGGTGAGCACGACGAATTGTTTGGCCAACTGCAGTCCGGAGACGTAGAGCAGGAACGCGAAGCCGCTTTCGCCGCCGGGGAAGCCAGAATCGAGGAAGCGGTCCCCCTGCTCGCCAAGCTGGTGCAGAGCCAGAACCTGGGCGTACAGGAGGCGGCCGACAGGGCGCTACGCCGCATCGGCGGCCCGGCCGTGGTGCGTGCCGTTGCTCCTCTTCTGCGCTCCGACGACCCGCCCGCCCGCAACATCGCCATGGACGTCATGCGCGAGGTCGGAGACCAGGACTTCCCGACCCTCGTGGCCCTTCTGCACGATGACGACCCGGACATGCGCATATTCGCCTCCGACATCATCGGCTCCACGGACAACCTCATGGCCGTGGACCCGCTCTGCGAAGCCCTGCTCAAGGACCCCGAAGTCAACGTCCGCTACCAGGCGGCGGTCAGCCTGGGGGCGCTCGGCAAGCCCGAGGCGGCCAAATGCCTCAACAAGGCCCTGGCCGACGACGAGTGGGTGCAGTTCGCGGTCATCGAGGCCCTGGCCAAGATACGCGACGAATCCTCCGTGAGCGCGCTCATCGGGGCGCTCGGAAAATCCTCCGACCTGGTGGCCTCCATGATCGTGGACGCCCTGGGCGAGATCGGCAACGTCAAGGCCGTGACCATGCTCATCAAGCGCCTGGACGACTCCCCGGCGGCGCTTCGCAACAAGATCTGCAAATCCGTGGTGAAGATCCTGGGCGGCAAGTCCTTGACCCTGCTGTCCGACGCCGAACGGGTCAAATTCCGTGACTACCTGCTGGCGGCGCTCTCAGACGAGGATACGGAAATCCAGGACGCGGCGGTGCACGGGCTGGCCTTCGTGGGCGGGACCACCTCATCCCAGGCCATTCTGGAGCTTGCCGGAGCCCTCGACCCGGACCGCGACCAGGACCGCCTCGAGCTGGCCATAACCACCCTGACTGCCATGGGACTCTCCGAAGCCCTGAAGAACGCGCTGACTTCCGGCGAACACGCCCTGTCCATGATCGCCGTGGAGGTCCTCTCCCGCATAGGCGGCCCCGAGGTTTCAAGCCTGCTCATGGCAGTCTTCTGGAAACGCGACCGGGACGTGCAGCGCGAAATCGTGCAGGCGCTGCTCAAGGTCGGCGGGGCCGAAGCCGTAGAGTTCTTCCAGGACGTGCTGGCCCGCAACGCGGACGGGACCGTGCTGAAGGGCGCCCTGGCCTTCCTGGGGCAGAAGATGCGCGTGGTCGGCGCGTCCGACGCCATTTTCGCCCTGCTGAGCCACCCCTATGACGACGTGAAGGAGGCGGCCCTTGACGCGTGCGTGGCCCTGGGGACGCCCGAGATGGCCTCTCGATTCAAGGAGATGGCCCGGTCGGACGAGCCCATCGACCGGCTCATGGCCGTCTTTGCCCTGGGCAAGATCGAGCCTGAGAAAAACCTCGTGGAACTCAAGGCCGCCCTTGAAGACGAAATCCCCGACATCCGCAAGGTCGCCATCGAAGCCGTGGCAGGCCTGTGCGCCCCGGACGGCGAGGGTCTGAAACTCCTGGTTTCCCGGCTTTCTGACGAGTCCCGGGAGGTGCGCATCGCCGTGGTTGAGCAGATCGGCCATTGCTGCTCCCTGAGCGAGGGCACCACCTACCTCGTGCAGGCGCTGGACGACCCGGACGACTGGGTACGCATCCGCGCCCTGGAGGCGCTCGGCATGCGCACGGCCCGCGAAGCCGCACCGAGGCTGGTGGAGCTTCTTGAGAGCCCCAACAAACTGGTGGCTCTCAAGGTGGTGGAGACGCTAGGAGAAATCGGCGGCAATGTCGCTTTCCGCGCTTTGCTGGAAGTGCTCAACGGAAGCGACCCGGAACTGACGGCAGCAGCGGAGGACGCGATCTCGAAGATTCAAGAAGAACAGGGTGTGGGTCACTAA